The Brachyspira hyodysenteriae ATCC 27164 sequence TTTCTATTTTTATCTATTATCATTATAGAGCCTGTTTCCCCCAATTGACTAGGCATAATGTAATCTGCTATAAATTTCATCCAATTAATAGAACTATTTAAAACTCCTACAACCCTTCCATTTTCATCTTTAACACCTTTCCATATAACACATATAGCATTAAGAGGATTAGCCGAAGAAGGCTGAATTAAATCTCTTCCCGCAAAATCGAATCCTGTATCTCTGAATCTAATCCAATCCGGAGAATCTTTACCATAATTTATATGAAGTAATTTTCCGCCTATAGAATCAAGTATTATGTTAGCATTAAAATTAACAAGGGAATAATTATAAAAAACTTGAGTATCAGCAACCTCTCTCGTAAATTCTTTCAATGATTCTTCTGCTGCCAATTTATTCTCTTCGGTGGGATTAACAAGATATCTTGATAGATTAGGGTCTTTAGAATATAAATCCATAACTAATCTTTTTTCAGTAAGATACAAATCTATCATATCTGAATATGATTTTGCCGCAACTCTTAATCCCTTTATAGCAGTATCTTCTATAGAATTGGAACTTATTATTGTAATTATTAATACAATAATTGACATACATAATATAAACATAATAGAAATTATAAAAGGTATCCTAAAAGAAAGATTATTTATTCTCATAATAATAAAACCATGCTAAAAAAAATTTAGATATTTTTCAAAAAACTAATTAATTTTTATATGCTATAATATAATCGAAAAATGGAAAAAAATCAAATTCCAAATTTAAATAATTTAATTATAATACATAAACAACACTATCAGTAATAACTTATATACAAAATAGATACTTAACGTAAATAAAAATCACAAATAATAAATTAAAATTAAAATTTGATTACTTAAATATGTAATTCAGAAAAATAATATAAAATTTTAAGAAAGAATTTGTAAACATACAGGTTTAGAATGAAAGTATATTTAAAACTTATTTACATACCCCACCCCATAAACTTTAAAATCTATTTAGAATAGTAAAATGCATTATCTTTTTATATATCAACTTAGAAAAAGCACACCCACCCAAATTTTATTTAAATTAACAATTTCCACACCGCACGCAGAGTAAGGCTATAAATATATGCTAATTATCAATTCTAATTTTTATTATATTTGAAATTTTACTAACCGTGCGTAGATAGCATTTTTTAATTTAAAAAATCTAGGGTGGGCAGCTATAATCTCTAAATAAAACATTAAAAAAATTGTAAGTAAAAATGTTAAAATATATGACAAACCTAAAGGGCGGGGAATGAGAAAAAATTAAAAAACTTATTTACTGTATTTTTTGAATATGCTTTCCATTTCATCATTGCAAACTATCATCAACTCTATATCTTTACTTATAGATAGATCTGCCCCATTTTTTAATAGAAGCTCAAATATGTAGGCATTTTTCTTTTGGGCGGCTATAACTAATGCAGTATTTCCTTCAGGGTCTGTAATATTAATATCAGCATTATTTTTTATAAAGAATTCGGCAAGTTTCATATGGTTTTTCTTAATAGCAACCATTAGAGGAGTATATCCATATTTTCCTCTTTTATTAATATCTGCATTATTATCCAATAACATTTTTGCAATTTTTCTCTTTTCAACAAGAGTTAAAGGCGTATCTCCAAAATCATCTTGAAAGTTAACATCTATTCCTTTTGATATATATTTAGCTACCTTATTGATTTCTCCATCTGAAACAAAATCAAGAAATCTAGAATTTCTCTTATATTCTTTATCATGATAGATTGTAAAAATGTCAAACATATCATAATTTTCATTTCTGCTAACATAATATAAGACTCTTCTTCCATAAGCATCTCTTGCAAATACATCAGCTTTATTTTTTATTAAAATTTTTACTATATTAATATGATTATGCATAGCAGCAAGAATTAAAGCATTAAAACCAGATTTACTTTGAATATTGATATCAGCATTATTTTCTATTAATAAATTTAATATTTTTTCAGCATTATAAGAAGCAGCATACATTAAAGGTGTAATGCCATCATTATCAATAGCATTTACATCAGCCCCTCTTTTTATAAACTCTAAAGCTATATCAAAATTATTATCATTATTAGAAATATATTCTAAAGCGGTATTATTTGAACAACTTTTGAAATTAACATCAGCATTATGTTCTAATAATATTTTTATTATTTCTTTATAATGATTACGTGAAGCTAAAAGCAATGCATTAAATCCGTCTGTCCCATATATGGTATTATTAATGTCAACTCCTTCAGAAATATATTGCAAAACATCATGTATTTTATTTTCAATAACTGCATATAAAAATTTTATTTCTTTAGACGAAGCATCTAGTATCAATTTTCCTATTTTCTCTTTATAATGATTTTGATTGTATGCCATATCTAATGCAGTTTCTCCATATTTATTTTTTAATGTTAAATCAGGATTATACTTTAAAAGAAGCTCAACCATTTTCACATTACTTTCATATACAGCATACATTAAAGGAGTTTCTTTTCTGTGATCTGACAAATTAACATCAGCATTATGCTCTAACAATATTTTTACCATATCATAAGAATCATAATCACAGGCAATTATCAAAGGAGTTTTATCCAATTTATTTTGTACATTTGGACTTGCATTATATTCAAGTAAAGTTTTAAGCATATCAATATTTCTGCCTTCACATGCATATAATAAGGCAGTATTTTTTTCATTATTACTTATTTCTGTATCAGCATTATGCTCTAATAAAGCTCTTACAAAATCAATTTTTCTAGAATAAGAAGCATATATTAATGCTGTAGAACCTTTATTGTCCTTTGCATTTATATCTGCTCCATACTCTAATAATATTTTTATTATTTCTGTACTAGGTTTATCATTTTTTATAAAGGCAGAATATATTAAAGCTGTTTCTCCTTTTTGATTTTTATAATTAGGGTCATAGCCATTTTCAAGTAATATTCTTACTATTTCAGCATAATTTTGACTGCAGGCTATCATCAATGCAGTTAAATGATTATTTTCTAATTTAGTCTCTATATACATATCTGCTTTGTGTTTAAGAAGAATTTTTACCACATCTGCTCTGCCATAAATACATGCATATATCAAAGCTGTATAATTATCTTTGTTAGTTATATCTACAGAGGCATTATATTCTAATAAAAGTTTTACTATATCAGTATTTCCTTTATAAGAGGCAATCATTAAAGGAGTATATCCATCTTTATTCTTAAAATCAATTTCAATATCTTTTTTTTCAATAACATTTTTATTATTTTCATGCTCAATTAATATTTTTGCTATTCCAAATACATCTATATTTATATAATTATTTTTATCCAATAAATATTTTATTTGCTGAATATCTCCATCTTCTACAGCATTGAAAAATTCAATTTTTTCTTTATTTGTAAACATCATAAACCTCTAATATATATTACCTCACTATAGTATAGTAAAATTAATAATTTTAGTCAATTCAATTAAAAATATAATAAACATAATATATTTAATTAAAGCTTGGGTGGACATCTATAATTTCTTAATAAAGCATCAAAAAAAATTTATCAAAAATCTCAAAGCAGATAAAAGATATAAATGGCGGGGAATTAAAATAGATTTAAAACCTATTTACACACCCCACTCTTTTATCTTTATTACTTTATTTTTTAATCATAACTTTTATTTGTTTTATAAATAAATTAGAAAAAGCATCCCCGCCCAAGTTTTTATTATAAATATAAATTTATTAAGCGCACGGTGAATACATCATTAAAGAGGGAATAAATAAAAAAATATAATTTTTTATTTACATAGTAATACTCTGGATGCGTAATTAAAATAAATTTATAATAGATAATATATATAAGAAGCTAAGTTATTTTAGATTAACATAATAGTATTAACATAATATTAGGGTATATTTTTTTATAAAACTGAAGAAAAAAATTTTTATTTAACTAAAAAAAAATTAATAATTAAAAAGCGATAACCGATAATAAATGTGTGTTCAGGGAAGAATACATACAAATAATTCATGGAGGAACCATATGGTTATCAACAATAATATAAGTGCTATAAACGCACAACGCACTTTAAAATTCCGCCAAGTAGATCTTAAAAAAGATTCTGCTATGATTTCTAGCGGTATGAGAATCAATCAAGCTGGAGATGATGCTTCTGGTTTAGCAGTTTCTGAGAAAATGAGAACTCAGATTCGTGGTTTACGTATGGCTGAAAGAAATACTCAAGACGGTATATCTTTCATTCAAACTACTGAAGGATACTTAGAAGAAACTACTAACATTCTTCAAAGAATTCGTGAATTAGCTATACAAGCTGCTAACGGTATCTATACTGACGAAGATAGACTTTATGTACAAATCGAAGTTTCTCAGTTAGTAGACGAAATCGACAGAGTTGCTTCACAAGCTCAATTCAACAAACTTAACATGTTAACAGGAAGATTCGCTAGATCTACAGGTGAAAACACTCCTACAGCTTCTATGTGGTTACACATCGGTGCTAATATGGACGAAAGAAAACGTGTTTATATCGGTACTATGAACAGCCAAGCTCTTGGACTTAAAAACCCAGTAGGACCTGCTGTTACAGCTACATTTATCAGTGTTTCTAGCCCAGCTAAAGCTAACTCTGTTATCGGTATGGTAGACGAAGCTCTTCTTAAAGTATTAAAACAAAGATCTGACTTAGGTGCTTATCAGAACAGATTAGAAATGACAGCTCAAGGCTTAATGGTTGGATTCGAAAATATGCAGGCTTCTGAAAGCAGAATTCGTGATACAGATATGGCTGAAGCATCAGTTAAACTTGCTAAAGATCAAATTCTTAACCAAGCTAACTTGTCTATGCTTGCTCAAGCTAATCAGTTACCACAAGGTGCTCTTAGATTATTACAATAATTAATATTCAATTAGTTTTGTAATATTAACCATATTATAAAGGGGGACATTCTTAATTGAATGCCTCCCCTTTTTATTTTTAAACTTCTTATAAAATTTCAATAATAATATTAATCATATATTTATTACCATATTAAACTGCTTTGATATCTCACGTTTTATGGCACTTAAATACTGAGACACTGCCGACTGAGTTACATTAAGCATTTTGGCTAATTCCTCCTGACTTTTTCCTTCTGAAAATAATTTCATTATCATTTTTTGTTTAGGCGTAAGTATGGCTATTATTAAATTTGAAACTCTGCTGTACTCACTCTCTGTCAAAGCATTTGCATATAGTATATTATCTAAATCATCATTCGTTAATATACTTTCTCTGCTGTCAGTTCTATCAGAGTTAATTTTCCTAGTACCTAAACTCTTATTAATTTCTTTCAAAACATCATTACAAAGTTTTTTACAAGTATCATATTTAGAACATAAATGACACATTATATCAATACTCCTTTAAAATATATAATATTCTCTCTAAAACTTCTGGTTTATAATTGCTTATATCAATATCATCTAATTTGCTTATTGCATTATTAATATCAACACGCATTATAACCCATTCCTCCCAATTAGTTTTTTTGTTATAAAAATAATCATCCTCCTTTATATTATCTAATATGTTTTTTATAAGTTTTTTGTAATAGATTCTGTTTTGAAATTTTCTCATTAACTTCCCCTTTATACAGTATATCTAAATACTGTATAAATATCTTATATATCCAAAACGAATTTATTTCAACCAATTATAGTATATATTTGTATATTATATTAACATATTATAAGATTATAATATAAATACTATACATTTTATACGAAAAATATAAAATTTATTTGCATTCTTAAAAATAAATAGATAATTATATGATTTTATCTATATAAGAATAAGCTTTTAATTTAATAATATAATTATAAAATAGAATAAAATAATAAGACAATATAAATAAAAAAGCCTGCAAAATTATATACTGCAAGCCAAATATTTTATAAATCAATAAAAATTTTAATTAGCTGATTGAGAATAAATAGCAGCATTTTTTACCTGCCTGTCTTCCAAAAATAATAATATCAGCTATTGTATTTCCACCAAGTCTATTAGCACCATGTATACCGCATGTAACCTCTCATGCTACATAAAGTCCTCTTTCTTTAGCACTTAAATCAGGATTTATACCAGATTATCGATACATGTTTGTAATAATATTTTTATATTGAATATTATTTATATAACTCAAAGTACATCTAGAAAAAATAAAATTTAAAAAACTATTTACATACCCCGCCCTCTATACTTTTTTATATAAATTTGAATTTTTAATTTTATTTATATTTGATACTTACATAGAAAAAGCATGCCCGCCCAAGCTTTATTTAAATTTAAGACTTTGCACAAAAAAAGGAAGCAGATATTCCTGCTTCCTTATAGATTTCAATTTTCTAATCGATATTAAGAGTCAAGAAAATCTTTTAACTCTTTTTTCTTAGACTGAGCTCTTAATCTTCTTATAGCTTTTGCCTCTATCTGACGAATACGTTCTCTAGTAACCTTGAATACATATCCAACCTCTTCAAGAGTATGAGAATAACCATCAACAAGCCCAAAACGCATTCTGATAACTTTCTGTTCTCTGTCCGGCAAACTGTCAAGTATAGAATCGATTTGCTTTCTTAAAATTTTGAAAGTAGTAATATTCTGAGGACTTTCAAATTCTTTATCTTCTATAAGTTCACCTAAGATAGTATCCTCTTCATCGCCTATAGGAGCATTCAAAGATACAGGGTCTTTAGCAACATTTCTTACGCTTTTTACCCTACTTTCAGGCCAGCTTAATGCTTTTGCAATCTCCTGAATAGAAGGCTCTCTTCCATGCTGCTGCATATACTGTCTTAATACCCTCTGAACTTTATTAATCTGCTCTATCATATGAACAGGAACCCTTATAGTTCTAGCCTGATCGCTTATAGAACGAGTAATTGCCTGACGAATCCACCAAGTAGCATATGTAGAAAATTTATATCCTTTTTTATATTCAAATTTATCTACAGCCTTGATAAGCCCTATATTTCCTTCCTGAACTAAATCGAAGAAATGAAGACCTCTATTAACATACTTTTTGGCTATAGCAATAACAAGTCTTAAATTAGCCTTAACAATATGATCTTTAGCCTGAGCAATTTTTCTTCTTGATGAGTCTATTTTACGCACCCATTCTACCAAAGTTTCTTTATCAATACGAACTTCATCATAAATATCAGCCATACGAACCTGTGCTTTATGGAAGCTAGTTATAACAGCCTCTATAGCTTCAGGAGTAATATTAAACTCATCTACAAGTCTTATATATATGTCCTTGTTTCCAGATTCTATCTCTTTATAATAATTTTCAAAATCTGATATTTCTTTATAGTATCTTTTTTTAAGCTTTTCAAAATACTCTTCTATCTGATTTATTCTGTGTAAATAGAACTTTAACTTTTCAGCTATTCTGTCTATTTCCATTCTGTTTAATCTTACTTTGCTTAAAAGTTTAACTATACTGTCTTTAACTTCCTCTTGTTCTTTAGTAAGAGCTTTTATTGTTTTTTGAGTAGTAATCTTTTTTATTCTCTTATCCAAAGATAAATATTTTTCAGCTAATGCTACATACTCTTTTTCAAAGTTTTTATATTTTCTTTCTAATTTTCTTTTTTCCTGAGTAGAAACATTATATATTCTAGGAGGTTCTAGTATTTCATGTATAGAAACTTTACCTATCTGTACATTTTTGATTGTATTTAATACTTCCCCTACTACAAGATGAGTATTTAATATTATATTTTCAATTTCAGATTCTCCGGATTCAATCTTCTTTGAATAATCTACCTCATCATCATGAGTAAGCAGACTAACCTTTCCAATTTCTTTAAGATAAAGTCTTATAGGATCATCATTATTTCCAACTTTATCTTCTACATGTATAAATTTAGCAGCATCATCAATTTTATTTTGGTTTTTAGAAAGGCTTTCAAACTCTCTTTTGTCTTCAACGATAACAATTTTTCTTGCAGCTAATAATTGAAAAAGTATATCCATTACATCAGTATCCATATTATCAATGGCACCGTTGATCTCTTTAAATGTAAGATATTTATTAGTATTTCCTTTTTCAAGTAATTTTCTAATCTTTTCATTATTTTTAATCAAAAGATCGCAATCTTCTTCTGTCATCATAAATCACTTCCTTGATGTAATTTTTCTTTTTGCTTATTAAGTAAACTAATTTTACGTGCTGCTTCATAAATATTATCTAAATTATCCAAATTTATATTATTTTGTAATTCTTTTTTTTCGGAGTCTATGCAGCCGCTTTTAATTTTAATAATAAGCTCCTCCAATTTTTCATATATATTTTCACTATATAGTTTCTTCTTGCTTAAAATCTGATTAGCTATATACTCATTACCTAATATATTAAGAGCATCTTCAACACTTGCTTCTTTATTAAGAGTTAAGAGCCTTATATAAAATTCTCTTGTTATATCTTTCTTAATAAGATCAACACTAATTTCTCTTTCAGCCTCTTTAATTAAAGAAGGATTCAAAGCAAGTAAATATATCAAACTATTTTCATAGTGAAATTTATTATCTATATTTTTTACTTTTTTATCATATTTTATACCGGAAGCATACTGATTTGCATTATATGTATTTAAATAGTCTTTGTTAAAAGCTTCCCTATCAACATTAAGTTTAGAAGCTACGTATGAAATTATCATCTGTTTCTCTGTTTCACTTTTCACAGCGTCTAAATATTTATAAAAACTATTAATAACATTTAATTTTTCTGCTATAGATAAAGAAGAAATATCTTTTTTTATTTCAGTATCTATAACAAAATCATACCAATTAAGTTTATTATTATACAATATATCAAACCGGCTTCTACCATAAACTGTAAAAAATTCATCTAAATCTTTAGTTTCTTGTATAGAAAGTATAGTAAGTTTTAAATCAAACTTCAACAGTGTAATTACAGCCATTTTAGCAGCTTTTATGCCTGCTTCATCGCTATCTAATGCTAATACTACATTTTTAGTGTATTTTTTTATCTCTTTTGCATGCTCTTCTGTGATTGCAGTACCTAAAGTGCCGACAACATTCTTTATACCCATTTTATGGCATGCTATAGTATCCATATAGCCTTCAACCAACATTATTTCATCTTGCTTCATTATGTATGATTTAGCAATATTTATACCATATAATGAAGATTTCTTTTTAAATATGAGGCTTTCTTTGGAATTTAAATATTTAGGTTCTTTACCGTCTATACTTCTGCCTCCGAAACCTACTATTTCCTCTCTTTCATTTATTATAGGAAACATTATTCTATTAACAAAAGTATCATAATAATGATTAGGATTATTCTTGCTTACGCTTACTAAACCTAATATATTCATATTATTTACTGTAATTTTGTTCTCGGCTAATGCATTCATTAAAGCATTCCAACTAGGAGGCGCATACCCTATTCTAAATTCTTTTATAATGCTGAATGGTATTTTCCTTGATTTTAAGTATTTTTCAGCATCTTTATAAAAATAATCACCATTTTTATCTTTTAAAAACAGGCTTTTTCCAAAAAAGTTGCATGCTATTCTGTTAATTCTTCTGCTTTCTAAATATATTTTATCTTTTTGGGTAGTTTTAGCAGAAAAGAAACCGCTTACATCAACTGAAAACCTATTGCCTAAATACTGTACAGCCTCTTTAAATGACTTGTTTTCTTTTTCTTTAAGATATGTAATAACATTGCCTTTAGCACCGCATGTAAAGCATTTATATATACCTTTAGCATCATCAACAGACATAGAAGGATTTGTTTCCTGTCCGTCTTTATGAAAAGGACATTGAACGGTATATTGACTTCCGCCTCTATGTATTACTTTATATCTATCCCTTAATATATCAATAAGAGATACTCTAGACAATAGATTATTTAATTTTTCAATAAATAAATTATCCACAATAAATAAGCTCAAACATTAAATATCCGTATATTAATCGGATATAAAAATATTAAAAATTACAATTATCCCCATAAATAAATATCCATAAATATAAAAATATTTTAAAAAAAGTCAAGTATTTTTAATGATTATTGATAAAAATAATATGATTCAAAATCAATTTATTTTATATATTTATCACTTGACAAAATTCTGTTTTTTATTATTATAGTGTGAATATGTTTTGCGGAGACTTATCGTGTTTAGTTATTTTCAAAAAAGTCAGAGAAGAAGAAGGATCTTAAATAACATAAAATCAAGAAGGATTATAATAGATAAATTTAATATTCCATTGGGTATAGTACCTAGCGAATATGTTTACCCTATAGAGGGTACAAAAATAGAATTAAAAAATACTGATAACGGAGATATGTATTCATACAAAATATCCGTTTCAGCTGAAAAAATATTTTCATTATATATGAAATTATTAAAATTATTTCCATCTTATGGAACTATGATCATAGAAAGAATTAGCGAAGATGTAAACAGAGATTTCGATGTTCTTATGAGTGATCCGGATGTTTCATTAAATGAGATAAGGAAAGTATTTAAAAGATATAATGAATTATGGGTTGAGTGCGGATTTGTAGGATTCGGTGTAATAGATGAACTTACAGAGTTTGAAATATTTATTAATTTAGATAAAGAAATAGAAATAAACACTTCATATAAAAATATGAAAAAAATTAATCGTATACTACATTCATATAAACTTCTTAATGATAAAGTTTCTTTTATAAGCGACTATGAGCATATGCATTATTCCCTATCATCTATAGTTGCAGATGAAGGCTGCTCTGAAGCAGATGAATATGTTTTTGATTATTATGATATTATAAATAATCTTAAATCTACTTATGGGTTTACAACTATTAATTTAAATGACAATAATAATATAATAAAAACGCCGAAATGGTGGAATGTTACAGTTAAGGGTTTGGGTAAATGTCAGAAGAGAACTTTTATATCTACATATTACATAGTGGCAAATACAATAGAAGAAATGGAAACTCTAATAGATGAAAAAATGAACAATATGAATGTTGATTATTATTATATATACGATTTCTATAATGTTGATCCTAATGATTATAATTATGAAAGCGTAAATGTATCTAATATTCATAATATATCTTTTGAGAAAGCACCTTTTGGTATATGGGGACAATCTGATGTATTTATATGCAAAGCTAAAAATATAGCTTCGTATTATATTAATAAGAATTATGCAAGAACATACTGATTACAATTTCAAAAATGCTTTAAAAATAAAAGAACATATTAAATATCAATTTAAATATTGTCCTTACTGCGGTGAAAAAGATTCTTTTATTTTTAACGATATAAAAATTTTTCAATGCTCAAAATGTAAAAGAACTTATTTTACGAATCCTGCATCTGCTGTAGGAGTTGTTATAGAAACTCCAAATGGAATAGTATTTGTAGAAAGAAAATTTGAACCTAAAAAGGGATATATAGATATGCCTGGGGGTTTTTGCGAGCCTTATGAAAGAGCTGAAGATAGTGCTGTCAGAGAAGTTTTTGAAGAAACTAATATAAAATTAAATAAAGTAAATTTTCTTATTAGCGGATATAATGAATATATATATGATGGTATAATGTATATTACAACAGATATATTCTTTTATTCAAATCTAGATTATATCCCAGAGACAGCTGCAAATGATGATGCTTCAAAAGTTCTTTTTATAAAAAGAGAAAATATTGATTTAGAAAAAATAGCTTTTGAATCTGCAAAAGAAGCTCTTTCTTATTATATAAATAATTTTTAATTTTTTTTATTAACAATAAGATTTAAATATTTTGATTATGACGAATAATAAAAAACAAATTATAGAAATAATATTAGCTTCTTTAAGTGCTGTTTTAATAGCAGGATTTATTAGAATATTTTTCTTTGATACTTATATTGTTACTAATAAATCTATGGAGCCTACATTTTTTGAGGGTGATCAAATACTTCTTTTAAAAAAGAATTTTATCTTTAATAGAGTTAAAAATTTCGATGTTATAGTATTCAATTATAATGATACAAATCTTGTTAAAAGAGTTATAGGAATAGAAGGCGATAAAGTAGAAATAAGAGACGGCGGACTTTATTTAAATGATGAACTAATAGAACATAAATATTATATATTTTCAAATGAAGATAACGGACTTTATATTTTAGGAAATAATCAGTATTTTGTTTTGGGTGATAATATAAAGGTTAGCGAGGACAGCAGGTATTTTGGTCTTATAGATGAAGAAGATATAAAAGGACAAGTTATACTTATATTTAGCCCCAAAAAAAGATTTCAGCTATTTAATAATATTTTTCATCATAATGATAATAATATTTCTGAATAAATTTATTATACAAATATCACCTGAACTAAAAACATATAAATTACAGTACCTGCCCCTATACTTATAAGTACATTTCTTTTTATTATATGCAAAACTACTATAACTGCTATAGATATTAATTCAGGTATGGCATAA is a genomic window containing:
- a CDS encoding ankyrin repeat domain-containing protein; translation: MFTNKEKIEFFNAVEDGDIQQIKYLLDKNNYINIDVFGIAKILIEHENNKNVIEKKDIEIDFKNKDGYTPLMIASYKGNTDIVKLLLEYNASVDITNKDNYTALIYACIYGRADVVKILLKHKADMYIETKLENNHLTALMIACSQNYAEIVRILLENGYDPNYKNQKGETALIYSAFIKNDKPSTEIIKILLEYGADINAKDNKGSTALIYASYSRKIDFVRALLEHNADTEISNNEKNTALLYACEGRNIDMLKTLLEYNASPNVQNKLDKTPLIIACDYDSYDMVKILLEHNADVNLSDHRKETPLMYAVYESNVKMVELLLKYNPDLTLKNKYGETALDMAYNQNHYKEKIGKLILDASSKEIKFLYAVIENKIHDVLQYISEGVDINNTIYGTDGFNALLLASRNHYKEIIKILLEHNADVNFKSCSNNTALEYISNNDNNFDIALEFIKRGADVNAIDNDGITPLMYAASYNAEKILNLLIENNADINIQSKSGFNALILAAMHNHINIVKILIKNKADVFARDAYGRRVLYYVSRNENYDMFDIFTIYHDKEYKRNSRFLDFVSDGEINKVAKYISKGIDVNFQDDFGDTPLTLVEKRKIAKMLLDNNADINKRGKYGYTPLMVAIKKNHMKLAEFFIKNNADINITDPEGNTALVIAAQKKNAYIFELLLKNGADLSISKDIELMIVCNDEMESIFKKYSK
- a CDS encoding flagellin N-terminal helical domain-containing protein, which codes for MVINNNISAINAQRTLKFRQVDLKKDSAMISSGMRINQAGDDASGLAVSEKMRTQIRGLRMAERNTQDGISFIQTTEGYLEETTNILQRIRELAIQAANGIYTDEDRLYVQIEVSQLVDEIDRVASQAQFNKLNMLTGRFARSTGENTPTASMWLHIGANMDERKRVYIGTMNSQALGLKNPVGPAVTATFISVSSPAKANSVIGMVDEALLKVLKQRSDLGAYQNRLEMTAQGLMVGFENMQASESRIRDTDMAEASVKLAKDQILNQANLSMLAQANQLPQGALRLLQ
- a CDS encoding helix-turn-helix domain-containing protein, whose translation is MCHLCSKYDTCKKLCNDVLKEINKSLGTRKINSDRTDSRESILTNDDLDNILYANALTESEYSRVSNLIIAILTPKQKMIMKLFSEGKSQEELAKMLNVTQSAVSQYLSAIKREISKQFNMVINI
- the rpoD gene encoding RNA polymerase sigma factor RpoD, whose translation is MMTEEDCDLLIKNNEKIRKLLEKGNTNKYLTFKEINGAIDNMDTDVMDILFQLLAARKIVIVEDKREFESLSKNQNKIDDAAKFIHVEDKVGNNDDPIRLYLKEIGKVSLLTHDDEVDYSKKIESGESEIENIILNTHLVVGEVLNTIKNVQIGKVSIHEILEPPRIYNVSTQEKRKLERKYKNFEKEYVALAEKYLSLDKRIKKITTQKTIKALTKEQEEVKDSIVKLLSKVRLNRMEIDRIAEKLKFYLHRINQIEEYFEKLKKRYYKEISDFENYYKEIESGNKDIYIRLVDEFNITPEAIEAVITSFHKAQVRMADIYDEVRIDKETLVEWVRKIDSSRRKIAQAKDHIVKANLRLVIAIAKKYVNRGLHFFDLVQEGNIGLIKAVDKFEYKKGYKFSTYATWWIRQAITRSISDQARTIRVPVHMIEQINKVQRVLRQYMQQHGREPSIQEIAKALSWPESRVKSVRNVAKDPVSLNAPIGDEEDTILGELIEDKEFESPQNITTFKILRKQIDSILDSLPDREQKVIRMRFGLVDGYSHTLEEVGYVFKVTRERIRQIEAKAIRRLRAQSKKKELKDFLDS
- the dnaG gene encoding DNA primase, coding for MDNLFIEKLNNLLSRVSLIDILRDRYKVIHRGGSQYTVQCPFHKDGQETNPSMSVDDAKGIYKCFTCGAKGNVITYLKEKENKSFKEAVQYLGNRFSVDVSGFFSAKTTQKDKIYLESRRINRIACNFFGKSLFLKDKNGDYFYKDAEKYLKSRKIPFSIIKEFRIGYAPPSWNALMNALAENKITVNNMNILGLVSVSKNNPNHYYDTFVNRIMFPIINEREEIVGFGGRSIDGKEPKYLNSKESLIFKKKSSLYGINIAKSYIMKQDEIMLVEGYMDTIACHKMGIKNVVGTLGTAITEEHAKEIKKYTKNVVLALDSDEAGIKAAKMAVITLLKFDLKLTILSIQETKDLDEFFTVYGRSRFDILYNNKLNWYDFVIDTEIKKDISSLSIAEKLNVINSFYKYLDAVKSETEKQMIISYVASKLNVDREAFNKDYLNTYNANQYASGIKYDKKVKNIDNKFHYENSLIYLLALNPSLIKEAEREISVDLIKKDITREFYIRLLTLNKEASVEDALNILGNEYIANQILSKKKLYSENIYEKLEELIIKIKSGCIDSEKKELQNNINLDNLDNIYEAARKISLLNKQKEKLHQGSDL
- a CDS encoding NUDIX domain-containing protein, giving the protein MQEHTDYNFKNALKIKEHIKYQFKYCPYCGEKDSFIFNDIKIFQCSKCKRTYFTNPASAVGVVIETPNGIVFVERKFEPKKGYIDMPGGFCEPYERAEDSAVREVFEETNIKLNKVNFLISGYNEYIYDGIMYITTDIFFYSNLDYIPETAANDDASKVLFIKRENIDLEKIAFESAKEALSYYINNF
- the lepB gene encoding signal peptidase I — its product is MTNNKKQIIEIILASLSAVLIAGFIRIFFFDTYIVTNKSMEPTFFEGDQILLLKKNFIFNRVKNFDVIVFNYNDTNLVKRVIGIEGDKVEIRDGGLYLNDELIEHKYYIFSNEDNGLYILGNNQYFVLGDNIKVSEDSRYFGLIDEEDIKGQVILIFSPKKRFQLFNNIFHHNDNNISE